From Daucus carota subsp. sativus chromosome 6, DH1 v3.0, whole genome shotgun sequence:
ATGATATTGGTTCTTGATAGGAAATGGTGGAGTGGGAGCACAAGAGTAAAATTCCTGGAAAGATGCATGCGTGTGGGCATGATGCACATGTCACAATGCTGCTTGGTGCAGCAAAGATTCTACAAGAGCACCGTGAAGCTATAAAGGTAGTTCTGCAGATGACAAATTCATAGTTTTGTATGTTTTCACATCACCTTTTAGGCAAACTTCAGGGAATCCGTACATAGTGTACTTTATATACCAATTTACGAGAACAGTTAGGGATTGAGGGTGCGGAATTGTCTCATCAGTCGATAATAGTTGGGAAGTAAAACGAGGTTTTGTCTGGCCTGTATCTACTTTTCTGTGATTTTGGCTAATTAGTGGATTAGTGTATGCCTGACGTTAAGCTCGATTTTAGCATGCCCTATTCTGATGTctcttaaattatttaaatgatcCACGCCTTTTGCTTTCAACAGGGAACTGTTGTACTTGTTTTCCAGCCTGCAGAGGAAGGAGGTGCTGGAGCAAAGCAAGTGATAAATGCAGGAATTCTTGAGAATGTGAAAGCCATATTTGGTCTGCATGTTGCACCTGACTTGCCTGTAAGCAAAGTTTACTCAAGGCCGGGTCCTATTATGGCCGGGAGTGGATTCTTTGAAGCCGTTATTAGCGGTAAAGGTGGTCATGCTGCCATCCCTCAACACTCAATCGACCCAATATTGGCAGCTTCAAACGTAGTTGTCAGTTTACAGCATCTTATTTCCCGGGAAACAGATCCTCTTGATTCTCAGGTAAATTTCTGTATTGGTGTCATACATGGGTTTGGAAATAATATAAGCAAGCTTCCAGACCACTAATTTTGTTATGTTTAGAATTGTTTAAGGATACTTTTCCTGGAAAGATCTTAACTAGTAGGTTGTGTAGTTGTTTTGCTTTCGAAGGAGGATGTGTTGTTGGAAAAAGTAATGCTTTGGTGCTCTATCTTCTATAACACCAACCCTTGCTTTATTCGTGATCCAAATTGcagatatgtacattttaaagaACCTTTTTGCTTGGACTAAATGCCTAAATTTCTTTTGTTCAAAATAACTTGTTAAACTTCATAGGGATCTTTTACTGCTAATAAAGGAGGGTCGATAAATTTTAAGGTGCTCAACTACGGATTGCTACTCTTTTGCCTAGCAAGCCTAGTagttagagagagagaggtagaAAAACGAACTGAACCAAGATTCATAGACAGAGAAAGAGAGTGGAGGTTCTTTTTCTAGTTGAATGCCCATTCTTCTGTTTGATAAACTCTTGCCGAAATTTGTTTACCACCCGCATCTTCTCTTGGGGGTCTGATTGAACTGTCTACACTCTACTCTCTATGATAGAGCCTGTTCCAAATGACTCTTCGATTTGAAAGTTACTGTGAAGATAGTAAGATGGTGTTCCCTCTCCCCATGGGTTTTCCTGCCTTGTCGATTTTTCACTCTAAACCCCACCAAGCCCAAGCTCCCCCCAATCGCTTCTCTCCCATCATGCCTTTACTCATATCAGAATGGTTTAGTTAGAACtttattatgttcttgttgATTTACTCTTTTTGAATATTGGAAGTGAATATACATTGTAGAAAGATGATGAAggataattcatattttaagttTACTTCCAGGTAGTTACAATTGCAAAATTCAAAGGAGGTGATGCATTTAATGTTATTCCAGATTCTGTTGTTATTGGTGGCACATTACGTACCTTCTCAAAAGAATCTTTGATGCAGCTAAAGCAGCGAATTAAGGAGGTACATATATCTGCCTAAGTTGCACTCGTGATTTGagaattttattgtaaaattttGGTATGTAGTGAATTTCATTTACACTTATTTCTGGTAAATACATTGACAATTGACAAGAGGTTGAAACtacataaatttaaaacttaaatatttCCACCACCTATTATCTCTCCATGGCATACTTAATGAGGGCCAATTTTGAATTCGTTCTGTAACACTTCTTGACTAGaggaaataatatttttgaatttatattcatttgtCCTTCATTCCTAGTGAATAAGATACTGTACTTAATGTATTATAGTATTCGTGCCACCGCTTGCATTaacaaaaaactgaaaatcatTCAATTCATGTTTGTGTATGCATTTGCATCAGGATTACTTTCCCCAGTCTGCATTGAATATCTGCAGTTGTTTCAAGCGTTCTATATAAGTTCTGCAATATTACCATTTCCAGCCCTAGCAACTCAAATATTTTCAGACAACCTATCTTTTGAGGCTTGCAATTTCAACAGGTTATTATTGGACAAGCAGCTGTACACAGGTGTACAGCAACTGTGAATTTTCTAGAAAGTGAGAAGCCATTCTACCCTCCTACTGTCAATGATAAAGGGCTGCACCAGTACTTCCAAAATGTCGCGGCCGACATGATTGATATTTCCAGTGTAAAAGAAATGCAGCCAATGATGGGAGCTGAAGATTTCTCATTCTACCAAGAGGAGATACCAGGTTACTACTATAATCTTGGTATGAAAAATGAAACAAAAGGAAACCTGGCATATCTGCACTCTCCCCACTTCCAAATCAATGAAGATGCTTTTCCGTTTGGTGCTGCACTTCAAGCGTCACTGGCTGCTAGATATATTCTTGAAAATCAACCAGAAAGCACGCCACTGAAAGGAGAACATCGTGATGAGTTGTAGTTGCAGTACTTTTAGCTATTGGTAAAGAAAAAAGTGCCAGGGGCATATGGAGCTTCACGATTTCGCGCTGCTAGAACTTATTATATCAGTAATTGAGTAGCCAGATGTGATGTTTTTAACTGTCTACCAACACTAAATATGTAAACAATCAGCTTAACTGCAAGCAGACCTTGCAAATATGACCACATTCTGATTTTATTTATAAGGATGTTGTTGATCTTGTATTATTATTGTAGCTAATATATGGGTGCCATTTATGTCCATATGTAGATAACATGTTTTGCATTGCAAGCctcatattaaaatatgaagaatgattaaaaaaaaatatatttactcaaaattataaaattactttaaaaaaaaaaaccctaaatcataaaactaaatattttatttactattcCAAACATGAAGACAAAAACTTATGTTTTAGAAAGTAATTAATTACATTTTCAAAAGTAATTATTTATCTTGacatttatttctaaaaaaacaaatatataaaaactaaaaagacaGCCAAACGGCAGGTTAGTTTGGCGCCTCCCTCCGCGCTCCCACCTTGTTTTATCTCCTCAACCAAACTCCCCGGCGTCAATGGCGACGGCGGCGCTGCCGAGCTTCCATATCCGGCGACTCAATTTCTCTCATCCACT
This genomic window contains:
- the LOC108192366 gene encoding IAA-amino acid hydrolase ILR1-like 4, with product MGFSTWVLLILNILMFAALPIFSDSSLSSNQLPEIPKEFLKFAKKAEVFDWMVRIRRKIHENPELGYQEFETSKLIRDELDRLGIQYKYPVAVTGVVGYIGSGEPPFVALRADMDALPIQEMVEWEHKSKIPGKMHACGHDAHVTMLLGAAKILQEHREAIKGTVVLVFQPAEEGGAGAKQVINAGILENVKAIFGLHVAPDLPVSKVYSRPGPIMAGSGFFEAVISGKGGHAAIPQHSIDPILAASNVVVSLQHLISRETDPLDSQVVTIAKFKGGDAFNVIPDSVVIGGTLRTFSKESLMQLKQRIKEVIIGQAAVHRCTATVNFLESEKPFYPPTVNDKGLHQYFQNVAADMIDISSVKEMQPMMGAEDFSFYQEEIPGYYYNLGMKNETKGNLAYLHSPHFQINEDAFPFGAALQASLAARYILENQPESTPLKGEHRDEL